One genomic window of Channa argus isolate prfri chromosome 5, Channa argus male v1.0, whole genome shotgun sequence includes the following:
- the kctd6a gene encoding BTB/POZ domain-containing protein KCTD6a — MENGDLRYIMMGEPVSLNVGGCVYSTSLCTLQRYPDSMLGAMFRGNLPTVRDAHGNYFIDRDGPLFRYILNFLRTSELVLPCDFKEKDMLRKEADFYQIEPLIQCLGDPKPLLLYPTDTYEEVVELSSTRKLSKYSNPVAVIITQLTITTKVHAMLESISSSFTKWNKHMMDTRDYQVSFTFGPCDHQQEVGLRVHLLDFISKSGFTIRNTRVHHMSERANENTVEHHWTFCRRAHKVDD; from the exons ATGGGGGAGCCAGTCTCACTTAATGTAGGTGGCTGTGTGTACAGCACGTCTCTGTGCACGCTGCAGCGCTACCCAGACTCTATGCTGGGAGCTATGTTCAGAGGAAACCTCCCCACCGTCAGAGATGCGCATGGAAACTACTTCATTGATCGTGACGGCCCACTGTTTCG CTATATCCTCAACTTCCTGCGGACGTCAGAGTTGGTCTTGCCTTGCGACTTCAAAGAGAAGGATATGCTCAGGAAGGAAGCTGACTTCTATCAGATTGAGCCCCTGATCCAGTGCCTGGGAGACCCCAAAcccctgctgctctacccaacTGACACCTATgaggaggtggtggagctgTCCAGCACCAGGAAGTTGTCCAAGTACTCCAATCCAGTTGCAGTCATTATCACCCAGCTCACCATCACCACCAAG GTCCATGCTATGCTGGAGTCCATCTCCAGCAGTTTCACAAAGTGGAACAAACACATGATGGACACTAGAGACTACCAGGTGTCCTTTACCTTTGGCCCATGTGACCACCAACAGGAAGTTGGCCTGCGAGTCCATCTGCTTGATTTTATCTCCAAATCA GGTTTCACAATACGCAACACTCGTGTTCACCACATGAGTGAACGGGCCAATGAGAACACAGTGGAACATCACTGGACATTCTGCCGACGAGCTCACAAAGTTGATGACTGA